CATGATTAATGGATTCTCCTTCTAATCCACAAATTTGGCATCTTGTATCCACTTTCATTCCTCTGTTGATGAGGTTATCAGCCACAGGTAACGCTCCAGAAACTGCTTTCCAAAGAAACATCTTGATTTTTGGTTCTGTTTCTAGAAGCCAAATATTATTCTTGATTTCATTCAAAGAGGGTAGAGCTTGACCCAGTGCATAGGCTTCTTTAAACGTTTCTTTTTCTGCAAACCAGTAACCCGAGCGAACCGCATAATCTCCAGATTTAGTATGGTTCCAACAATAGAAATCCGGACTATCAATCACTGGTTTAATCTTCAGGATGAGCTCAATATCTTCTTGATAAAATAGCTCCTCAAGTTTTTGCATATTCCAGTTATGGGAATTGGGAAGCAGGAGATCAGAAACTCTGAGATTCAGATCAATCAGTATGTTCTTCATCAAGGGAATGCGAAGTCTATCTCCGTCCACAATCCAGGGTGAAGACCAGACAGATAAAGTTTGACCATTACCAACCATATGCCTTAAACCTTTAGCCAAAAGTTCTCTACCGTGCAATATGCTTCTCCAAGCGTAAGAAGGTCTAGATCCCATAGAAGCAGATAAAAAGTTCCCTGAAGGGAAGTATCTACTCTTTAGAAATCGACTGAGAAGAGATGACTGATCAGATAAGATCCTCCAAGCTTGCTTTGCCAAAAGAGCTTGATTAAATAGCTCGATATCTTTAAAACCCATCCCTCCTAACTGTTTTGGAACACATAACTTATCCCAACTTAACCAGTGGATTTTTCCTTTGTCCTCGGATGATCTCCACCAAAAAGCAGCCATAGCAGATGTGAGGTTTCTACAAGTTGATTTTGGCAACCTGAAGCAACTCATAGCATATATAGGCATAGCCATAGCAACTGATTTGAGAATAATCTCCTTACCGGCTTGAGAAAGGAACCTTGTATACCAGCAAGACATTCTCCCTTTCATTTTGTCTTGGATATAGGCTAGTATTTCAATTTTTGAACCACTGAAATACTCCGGCAAGCCTAAGTATTTTCCAACTCCACTTTCCGAGAAAATGCCAAGCTTAAGCTGAATCTGCTTCCTTACATCCAAACTGATGTTTTTTCCAAAAGTTAAGGAAGATTTCTCCAAGTTGATGCTTTACTGTACTTACAAAGTATGGTTAGACATCTACTATAAACATTCTTGAATAAAAGAGTCTTGAACcgaaatattgatattttttaattttttaaaaaatcatggTAAACGAACAagtcaaaaatatattagtttaaagCTCAGATATCAACTTCGAAGGTACTCCATATTATTAACAAACGTTACGCTGATCCCCCAACGTCTTTCAGGAAGTTGCTTAAAAGCCTTCTTCTtcgattatatgttttcaaattttcttgaTAATGTATTTTAGTCCGTTTTTCACATTAATTTCTCATTTAAAGACGTAAACAtgagtattttatatatattttgagagATTCACCAACCTATTATTTACACCATGACGCTATATAAGAATTTGTACTCGGCCACAATATCTTCAATACAATCTACATAACCAAAAGCAACACGAGATTTAATACAAAGTACAATCTCATCATTGCATAAAACCGGAAAATTAACCGGAAATGAAGATGATTCGGTACCCGAGTTTTATGCAATCTCATCATTGCATAAAACCGGAAAAGTACCCGagttttctctttctcttcttgtaTCTTCTTGGGTTTCTTGGCCAATCTCCGGTGGATGCAGCGGTGAAGAAGTACCAATTCGATGTAcgttttcaacttcctggtgacaATAAGTCCAAACACAAATTATATTGGTTTAACTAAACCGATTTATATGTTTGAGTTATATTCGATGTGTAAGGTTATGCATAATGTTTGGCAATTTGGAACAGGTTCAAATGAAGAACGTAAGCCGGTTATGCAATGCTAAACCGATTGTCACTGTCAACGGAATGTTCCCTGGACCAACGGTTTACGCAAGAGAAGGTGATCGAGTCATCATCAACGTCACCAACCATGTACAATACAACTTGTCCATCCATTGGTAAAGTCTCTCTTTCCTACGTCTCAAACCGGTTTagtcatatttatataaaccaAAATGTAACGGTTTGATTTTCTTATAGGCATGGGCTTAAACAGTACCGGAACGGTTGGGCAGATGGTCCAGCATACATAACTCAATGTCCGATGCAGACCGGACAGAGTTATGTTTATGATTTCAACGTAACCGGACAACGTGGGACTCTCTGGTGGCACGCACACATCCTCTGGTTACGAGCCACCGTGTACGGAGCTATCGTCATCTTGCCTCAGCCAGGAAAACCGTATCCTTTCCCACAACCCTACCAAGAAACCAACATAGTCCTCGGttagtgaaaataaaataaccgGTTTAGCCTGGTCTGGTTTAATTTACCGAACTTTTTCTCATTTCCCGgggtttttttaaatataggaGAGTGGTGGAACGGAGACGTTGAGACGGCGGTTAACCAAGCCAACAAGCTGGGCGCACCGCCTCCGATGTCGGATGCTCATACCATTAACGGAAAGCCCGGACCGCTCTTTCCATGTTCcgagaaacgtaaaaaaaaaaattaacctcaTTAAACCGGTTTAAACCGGATTAGATCTTTTTCTTTTACGCTAAATCGTTTGTTTTTATATTAGACACATTCGTGGTGGAGGTGGAAGCAGGCAAAACATACCTTCTAAGGATCATCAACGCAGCGCTAAACGACGAGCTGTTCTTCGGTATCGCAGGCCACGACATGACCGTGGTGGAGATCGATGCAGTCTACACTAAACCGTTCACAACAAAATTTATTCTACTCGGACCAGGTCAAACCACAAACGTTCTAGTCAAAACCAACCAGTCTCCAAACCGTTACTTCATGGCAGCGGCTCCGTTCATGGACGCACCAGTATCAGTAGACAACAAAACCGTAACCGCGATTCTTCAATACAAAGGCGTACCAAACACGGTCATACCGATTCTACCAAAGCTTCCTTTGCCTAACGACACATCACACGCTTTGGACTATAACCAAAAGCTCAGAAGCCTCAACACGCCAAACTTTCCAGCGCTTGTCCCTTTAAAAGTCGACCGTAGATTGTTCTACACGATCGGTCTAGGCATCAACGCGTGTCCGACGTGTGTGAACGGAACAAATCTCGCGGCTTCGATAAACAATATAACATTCGTTATGCCTAAAACTGCTCTCTTGAAAGCTCATTACTTTAACATCCCGAACGTTTTTAGGACAGATTTTCCTGATAGACCGCCTAAACCGTTTAACTACACCGGTGTGCCACTCACGGCTAACCTCGGGACTTCTACGGGGACTAGACTGAGTCGAGTTAAGTTCAATACGACGATTGAGCTTGTTTTGCAAGATACCAATCTACTAACCGTTGAGTCACACCCTTTCCATCTTCACGGTTACAACTTCTTTGTGGTTGGAACTGGTGTTGGAAACTTTGATCCCAACACAGATCCTGCTAAGTTTAACCTCATTGACCCGCCTGAGAGGAACACAGTTGGAGTACCCACCGGAGGGTGGGCTGCCATCAGATTCAGAGCTGATAATCCAGGTAAGATAAGTCAATGCACATATATGATGAGAATGATCATACTCCCTCATTACGTAAAATGCatgttttgaagaaaaaaatgttttaaaagatatatttttatttttatgcatatttatcaattaaatgtaattttgttttaaaaaaattacgttaactgatttttattggtttaactagataatcacaaaaaaagatgcatttatttttattaatatgtgtgaaaatcttaaaacatttattctattttgaaaAGGAGGGCTTATATGATAAGCATATAAACTGATCAATGCATATGTTGTTGTAGGTGTTTGGTTTATGCACTGTCACTTGGAAGTCCACACAATGTGGGGTTTGAAGATGGCTTTTGTCGTCGAGAACGGGAACACACCTGAGCTTTCTGTTCTACCACCGCCCAAAGATTATCCGTCCTGTTAAGAATCTGATTCTTTGTTCATTGTATTTTCATTGCTCTGTTGATTTGTGTGTTTGAGATTGTTTCATGTGGTGTTGCACAACAACAGCACCACCACAAAGTTTGCATAAGAAATGTAACtaaatgttttcaaacaaagaTCTTCAATAAGTCAACAACATAAGAACCTAAAACCAATCAAATCTCTCAGCGAGATGCTAAGAGAAAGATGAAAGCTTTTGAAAAACAGAGTATCTTCAAGAACAAGTAAAAACAGAGCTACTCTGTTTCGATCTTTTTACCTAAGGGAATAAAAACAGAGATACTCTGTTTCAAAACAGAGGATTTATCTGAGCCGGTTCTTGCTAAATAGCTGGCTTTGCTTGATCCTTAGGGTTGAAGCATTCTGATTTCTTCTTGAAGTTAAGCTTCCTCGTAAAATTCTTCCAGCTTCTCTTCGACCTCACCAGCTTCTGAAGCTCTTCTTTCATGTTCATACACTCTTTCTCCAGCTCACAAACCTTTTCCCTCACGTTCTCACCTCTTGGTTTTAACAAAACACCATTGCCCCCACTTTGATGCAGCAGCTCAGGGTTGTCTAGATTCTCAGAGACAAAGAACCATCCCGATATAGACGTCCTGAGCCTAAGCTGCTCGAAAAACAGAACCTGAACGATCACACGAAGAGGCAGCCTCTCGTTCTGAGCCGCATGCGTGCTAGCTTCCAGTGAGAGCTTCTGGCAGTTCATGAGTCTGCATATCTGCTCTCTTTCTGAATCCGTAATCCATGCATGCGCCTGCAAAGTAAAGCctctcaaaaaaatattaatacagtaaaaacttcataaattaataaaatttggactttgataatttattaatttatactgTTATTAATTTACgtaatcttttttattttttaaacttatatattttgaagtaTGTTTTATGTGAAATTAagaaaaaacttgattttgctatatatgtattaattaaattttacatatacaaATTTTATGTTATTCTTTTTCGATATTCGATTATTGGTGCATTGAATGTACCGAATTTTTAGGTTTAAAATGACAAAACAACATCACTATTTTGATATATACTTCAATGTGAATAAATATAAACTacccaatatatttttatatttatataaattatatatatataatatagtaattactaatttatgtttatattgggatcatatatacacataaaaaatttcaaaaaaaatattattgtatcgTCATATTTTACACCGGTCCAACTCGgactattaaatttattaatttttaggaTTTATTAAGTACTAATTTATGGAGTTATTACTTTACTAACAGCAAACACAACATTGTGGTTACCTTCAAGTAGACGTCTATTGCGTGATAAACTCCATCATCAAGTGGTCTTGCGTAATCAGGTATCGCAGCAGCGATAGCTTCGAACTTTGCTAGCTTTAGGTTAACGTCAGGTGCCACCTCAGCGAGATAACCGTCGACAAGAGTTGCTACCAACGTTGTAGGCGTTAGCAAATCGTCTCCATCCTTCACCAAATCACCTTCAGTGATGGAAGGAGAAGGGACAATGCCTGCTTGTTCTGTTGAAGAGACAAACTGTTCGATCATTCTCAGAACGCATTCGACGTCGTAGAGGGTCTCGGAGTATCCCATGTTCGGTATGAGAAGATCCACTAGAGCAGCTTGGTCCAGCTGGTTACCGATCCTCGTCTCGAGATCTTCTTTCGAGGATTGGCTTGTGTGAAGCACCATTGCAGTTTGGAGCAGCCTGAGGAGAAACTTTGTCGGGTTTACGCCTTTCTTGTTAGGAAGCAACTCAACTATCTCCTCGAGAGTGGTTTTTTGTTCGGCTTCTGAAGGACTCGTTGTTGTCTCGATCGCTTCTCTGTTCATCAGAGGGATATGTTTCCTTGTGTAGTACATAACTGCCATCGCGATGCACTCGTGCTTCATCCCTCGCGATTCGATGGCTGTGATGAGTCTTTTGAAGAGAGGCAAGATGAGGAGAGAAGCATCGTCGAACCACCAGTCTTCACCGTTCGGTTGCAGCATTGAGATACCGTTCCAAAGATGCGTTTCGTCTTCGTACTTCTTCTTTCCTAAAAGGCTCGGGTCAGCACAGGCCTTGCTAGCTAAAGAATCGACGCACCTGTATTGGAGTTAATAGAGAACCGGTTAGCCATGTGGTTATGATAATGTGACTTAACGTTCTGTTACAATTAATATCTACTTATATACTATATGAACCCGGTTTAATACAATCATAACCACGTGGTTAACCGGTTCTCTATTAACTCCAATAACCTGGAGATGATGTTGAGATCTTCGGCGTGGTCGGTGACTTCCTCGCACGTCTGAAGAGCCTTGATGGAGTCGGTCCAGTTGCTAAACACTTCGTTGAGGAAAGTTTCTGTCGTACCGACAAGGTTCCTTTCTCCGTAGCTATCGGTCATGTCGAGATAATCGGCTGCGCATCTGAGGGCGACGACGTTGAGTGCGGTGAGCTCGATTTTGACGCCGTAGCAGAATTTTGTAATGAGTTCGAACGTTTTGCCGCCTCCTGGTATCTCGTCTAGAGTTAAGACACATGCTGATCCGTCGTCGTTTGATGACTCTTCGATTAGTCTCTCAAGAAGCCCACTTCTAGAGAGCAATGGGAACTACACACCACAAACCAAGACACATGAAATGACACACGATCAGAAGCAGCCTAGCTCAATCATCAAGCTTTCACATTatgcaaattaatatataaactaaacagAGCCAGACTTGAGATTTTTGGGCTctatttgtaacaaaaatttatacaaaCTAATTCataattttcacaaaatttaagaacaaaaaatcatatttaaatattttttatattattcatATCTAAATCTTAATAATATGATCATTTTTTTaccttattttatatataatttttatatctaaatgtcaaaaatacatattatatatataatttttttctaaaaaacaatGTGGGGCCTCATAAAAGTGGACCCTCGTTAAAATGTTGTAAAATCTTCCTTACAAGCCCCGCTCTGACAATAAACTGTTACCTTGTGAAGGTGAAACTTCATGTCTCCAACTTCAATGGTAACATCACTCACGAGTCCAGTAGTGCAAAGCCTACAAAACAAGAGAGCTATAATGAGTATGTAATGAAGAACCCATCTTGATTTCAACAAAAGGACGAGAGCTTTACGTGAACCGAAGGAAAGCCATTTCGATTCAGGACAAAAAATTAGAATTTGGAAATGGAGTACCAGGTTTGGCCTTCGCGATGGAAAGCTTCGGATTTGGAGCCAAGTCTCATAAACGCCATttttggaagaagaagatcaatctCAGAGTCTTCTGTGCTCGTAATGATATATAGTAGTAACAACAGAGAGGTGAGAGAGTAGGAGACAGGATTTTTCGGACAACGATCGTCATCTATTTTTAGCAGAttatacagagagagagagagaacgaaTCTGTAGCAGAAGAGTGAGGAGAAAAGTGTGGTCTTTGGACTTGGAATTTTTCGCCTCTTGAAAACTTCAATCCCGAAAACCGGTACTTAATTTTCCCCCGCTGGTCCGGTTTAACAatttttggtttaatatttacattttaattcaaGTCATGATTGAGTTTGGTTCTGAACGTATATATAGTCCACAAGGATCGTACTATTATGCAGGTGTGTGTTCATTTCATGTACTTTCGCTTTGATTTtccaatttttctttataattattttcccATTT
This genomic stretch from Brassica napus cultivar Da-Ae chromosome C9, Da-Ae, whole genome shotgun sequence harbors:
- the LOC106372627 gene encoding laccase-11-like isoform X1, whose product is MKMIRYPSFMQSHHCIKPEKYPSFLFLFLYLLGFLGQSPVDAAVKKYQFDVQMKNVSRLCNAKPIVTVNGMFPGPTVYAREGDRVIINVTNHVQYNLSIHWHGLKQYRNGWADGPAYITQCPMQTGQSYVYDFNVTGQRGTLWWHAHILWLRATVYGAIVILPQPGKPYPFPQPYQETNIVLGEWWNGDVETAVNQANKLGAPPPMSDAHTINGKPGPLFPCSEKHTFVVEVEAGKTYLLRIINAALNDELFFGIAGHDMTVVEIDAVYTKPFTTKFILLGPGQTTNVLVKTNQSPNRYFMAAAPFMDAPVSVDNKTVTAILQYKGVPNTVIPILPKLPLPNDTSHALDYNQKLRSLNTPNFPALVPLKVDRRLFYTIGLGINACPTCVNGTNLAASINNITFVMPKTALLKAHYFNIPNVFRTDFPDRPPKPFNYTGVPLTANLGTSTGTRLSRVKFNTTIELVLQDTNLLTVESHPFHLHGYNFFVVGTGVGNFDPNTDPAKFNLIDPPERNTVGVPTGGWAAIRFRADNPGVWFMHCHLEVHTMWGLKMAFVVENGNTPELSVLPPPKDYPSC
- the LOC106436018 gene encoding BTB/POZ domain-containing protein At5g03250-like produces the protein MAFMRLGSKSEAFHREGQTWLCTTGLVSDVTIEVGDMKFHLHKFPLLSRSGLLERLIEESSNDDGSACVLTLDEIPGGGKTFELITKFCYGVKIELTALNVVALRCAADYLDMTDSYGERNLVGTTETFLNEVFSNWTDSIKALQTCEEVTDHAEDLNIISRCVDSLASKACADPSLLGKKKYEDETHLWNGISMLQPNGEDWWFDDASLLILPLFKRLITAIESRGMKHECIAMAVMYYTRKHIPLMNREAIETTTSPSEAEQKTTLEEIVELLPNKKGVNPTKFLLRLLQTAMVLHTSQSSKEDLETRIGNQLDQAALVDLLIPNMGYSETLYDVECVLRMIEQFVSSTEQAGIVPSPSITEGDLVKDGDDLLTPTTLVATLVDGYLAEVAPDVNLKLAKFEAIAAAIPDYARPLDDGVYHAIDVYLKAHAWITDSEREQICRLMNCQKLSLEASTHAAQNERLPLRVIVQVLFFEQLRLRTSISGWFFVSENLDNPELLHQSGGNGVLLKPRGENVREKVCELEKECMNMKEELQKLVRSKRSWKNFTRKLNFKKKSECFNPKDQAKPAI
- the LOC106372627 gene encoding laccase-11-like isoform X2, whose amino-acid sequence is MKMIRYPSFLFLFLYLLGFLGQSPVDAAVKKYQFDVQMKNVSRLCNAKPIVTVNGMFPGPTVYAREGDRVIINVTNHVQYNLSIHWHGLKQYRNGWADGPAYITQCPMQTGQSYVYDFNVTGQRGTLWWHAHILWLRATVYGAIVILPQPGKPYPFPQPYQETNIVLGEWWNGDVETAVNQANKLGAPPPMSDAHTINGKPGPLFPCSEKHTFVVEVEAGKTYLLRIINAALNDELFFGIAGHDMTVVEIDAVYTKPFTTKFILLGPGQTTNVLVKTNQSPNRYFMAAAPFMDAPVSVDNKTVTAILQYKGVPNTVIPILPKLPLPNDTSHALDYNQKLRSLNTPNFPALVPLKVDRRLFYTIGLGINACPTCVNGTNLAASINNITFVMPKTALLKAHYFNIPNVFRTDFPDRPPKPFNYTGVPLTANLGTSTGTRLSRVKFNTTIELVLQDTNLLTVESHPFHLHGYNFFVVGTGVGNFDPNTDPAKFNLIDPPERNTVGVPTGGWAAIRFRADNPGVWFMHCHLEVHTMWGLKMAFVVENGNTPELSVLPPPKDYPSC